Proteins encoded together in one Planctomyces sp. SH-PL14 window:
- a CDS encoding TolC family protein, producing MARTRKLTALLMLLALGCASSRGRTSATSNETTKAGAAEIADAHSDADDESASTVASRQETRFRPESASGREAAAVAGRLARSQPRNEAAAPPAAAAVREISLTASEDEADDASPNRADAIPVEPAPADAAAKDAEEIPVREVPRADVLVLDDVIGGVYTSFPLLQAAFFSRNVAAGDQIAAQGGFDLKLKAASETGPTGYYETYRHSAGMLQPLYNGADVFAGYRVGRGYYQPWYLERQTNDGGEFKAGVVIPFARNRSIDERRANLWRAEYDVQIVEPEIQSQLISFVQDASYAYWDWVSAVDKLRIAERVLSLAVDRTERIESQVEAGLIDPPELTDNLRLVAERRGYVAVATRMVREKAVKLSLFSRDAAGAPLVPTIEQSPGFPEPHVVDPELVGVDSTLAIGARPELRTLALTRRKYEVDFQQARNDTRANVDGVLAGSQDVGAPTSSKRDKSQFETEASIFVEAPLQRRKGYGKMQAIEGKIAQVNAKTRMVEDKIVAEVQAVYAALIATVEQLHQARLAVKYAEDLAARERQNFELGASDLLKVTLREQYAAESALKQIEAHQQHQNARADYRAILAQDGVP from the coding sequence GTGGCGAGAACGCGCAAACTCACGGCTCTTCTGATGCTCCTCGCGCTGGGATGCGCCTCATCCCGCGGCCGGACCAGCGCCACATCGAACGAGACTACGAAGGCCGGGGCGGCCGAAATCGCCGACGCCCATTCCGATGCCGATGACGAGTCGGCGTCGACCGTCGCCTCCCGCCAGGAGACCCGCTTCCGTCCGGAGTCCGCGTCCGGTCGGGAAGCGGCCGCGGTCGCCGGTCGTCTTGCCCGCTCCCAGCCGCGGAACGAAGCCGCCGCCCCCCCGGCCGCTGCCGCGGTCCGCGAGATCTCGCTGACCGCTTCGGAAGACGAAGCCGACGACGCTTCTCCGAACCGGGCCGACGCGATCCCCGTCGAACCCGCCCCCGCCGATGCTGCGGCGAAGGACGCGGAGGAGATCCCGGTCCGCGAGGTGCCGCGGGCCGACGTCCTGGTGCTTGATGACGTCATCGGCGGGGTCTACACCTCGTTCCCGCTGCTGCAGGCGGCGTTCTTTTCCCGGAACGTCGCGGCGGGGGACCAGATCGCCGCGCAGGGGGGCTTCGACCTGAAGCTCAAGGCGGCCAGCGAGACCGGCCCCACCGGATACTACGAGACCTATCGCCACTCCGCCGGGATGTTGCAGCCGCTCTACAACGGGGCGGACGTCTTTGCCGGATACCGCGTCGGGCGGGGCTACTACCAGCCGTGGTACCTGGAGCGGCAGACGAACGACGGCGGAGAGTTCAAGGCGGGGGTCGTGATCCCGTTTGCCCGGAACCGTTCGATCGACGAGCGGCGGGCGAACCTGTGGCGGGCCGAGTACGACGTCCAGATCGTCGAGCCCGAGATCCAGTCGCAGCTCATCTCGTTCGTGCAGGACGCCTCCTACGCCTATTGGGACTGGGTCTCGGCGGTCGACAAGCTGCGGATCGCCGAGCGGGTCCTGAGCCTGGCGGTCGATCGCACGGAGCGGATCGAGAGTCAGGTCGAAGCGGGCCTGATCGACCCGCCGGAGCTGACCGACAACCTCCGTCTCGTGGCGGAGCGGCGGGGCTATGTGGCGGTCGCGACCCGGATGGTCCGCGAGAAGGCGGTCAAGCTGTCGCTCTTCTCGCGCGACGCCGCCGGCGCGCCGCTCGTGCCGACGATCGAGCAGAGTCCCGGTTTCCCGGAGCCGCACGTCGTCGATCCCGAGCTGGTGGGGGTGGACTCGACGCTGGCGATCGGAGCCCGTCCGGAGCTGCGGACCCTGGCGCTGACGCGGCGGAAGTATGAAGTCGACTTCCAGCAGGCGCGGAACGACACTCGCGCGAATGTCGACGGGGTGCTGGCCGGTTCGCAGGACGTCGGTGCGCCGACGAGTTCCAAGCGGGACAAGTCGCAGTTCGAGACCGAGGCGTCGATCTTCGTCGAGGCTCCGCTCCAGCGGCGGAAGGGCTACGGCAAGATGCAGGCGATCGAAGGGAAGATCGCCCAGGTGAATGCGAAGACGCGGATGGTGGAGGACAAGATCGTGGCCGAAGTGCAGGCGGTCTACGCGGCGCTGATCGCCACCGTCGAGCAGCTCCATCAGGCCCGGCTGGCGGTGAAGTACGCGGAAGACCTGGCTGCCCGCGAGCGGCAGAACTTCGAGCTGGGGGCGTCGGACCTCCTGAAGGTGACGCTGCGGGAGCAATACGCCGCGGAATCGGCCCTCAAGCAGATCGAAGCCCACCAGCAGCACCAGAACGCCCGCGCGGACTACCGGGCGATCCTGGCGCAGGACGGCGTGCCGTGA
- a CDS encoding YybH family protein: MIRLTLSLTLIALITPAITHAQEPKPQPAAAANAPAAESRPADRQAIRDTMASFVKAFQARDAKALANHWTTEGEHATVRGLTVHGRPALETGFTEFFAATPELTAEIQPESLRFLSSAAAIEQGTVTIRKGAAEAATKARYEALLVQEENQWRIASLSESAEEGVLIADLDWLIGEWKSTVGGGAEIHTRYAWDANKKFIDVTFRLQEGDRTLTGRQVIGIDPATGKLHSWTFEANGGVGEADWSPDGHDWILSAAGSLPNGATLEETNILRRVNADTLTWQSTNRLLNGNEIADLAPVKVTRIPAAK, from the coding sequence ATGATCCGCCTCACCCTGTCCCTCACACTGATCGCCCTCATCACACCGGCCATCACCCACGCCCAGGAACCAAAACCTCAGCCCGCCGCGGCCGCCAACGCCCCCGCGGCAGAATCCCGACCCGCCGACCGACAGGCGATCCGCGACACCATGGCCTCCTTCGTCAAAGCCTTCCAGGCCCGCGACGCCAAAGCCCTCGCGAACCACTGGACGACCGAAGGAGAACACGCCACCGTCCGCGGCCTGACGGTCCACGGCCGACCCGCCCTCGAAACCGGCTTCACCGAGTTCTTCGCGGCCACCCCCGAACTCACCGCCGAAATCCAACCCGAATCCCTGAGGTTCCTCTCCAGCGCCGCCGCGATCGAACAGGGAACAGTCACGATCCGCAAAGGAGCCGCCGAGGCCGCGACCAAGGCCCGCTACGAAGCCCTCCTGGTCCAGGAAGAGAACCAGTGGCGCATCGCCAGCCTCAGTGAATCCGCCGAAGAAGGGGTCTTGATCGCTGACCTCGACTGGCTGATTGGTGAATGGAAGTCGACCGTCGGCGGAGGAGCCGAGATCCACACCCGCTACGCCTGGGACGCCAACAAGAAATTCATCGACGTGACGTTCCGCCTTCAGGAAGGGGACCGCACCCTCACCGGACGCCAGGTGATCGGCATCGATCCCGCCACCGGAAAGCTGCACTCCTGGACCTTTGAAGCCAACGGCGGCGTCGGTGAAGCGGACTGGAGCCCCGACGGCCACGACTGGATCCTCTCCGCGGCCGGCTCGCTTCCAAACGGGGCGACGCTGGAGGAGACCAACATCCTGCGGCGGGTGAACGCCGACACCCTCACCTGGCAGTCGACGAACCGCCTCCTCAACGGCAACGAAATCGCCGATCTGGCCCCGGTCAAGGTGACCCGGATTCCGGCCGCCAAGTAG